A region from the Rutidosis leptorrhynchoides isolate AG116_Rl617_1_P2 unplaced genomic scaffold, CSIRO_AGI_Rlap_v1 contig209, whole genome shotgun sequence genome encodes:
- the LOC139881898 gene encoding glutathione S-transferase F9-like, which yields MVVKVYGPDYANPKRVLVCLIEKGVEFETVPIDIFKDENRSPEFLSLQPFGSVPVIQDGDYTLFESRAIARYYAQKYKHQGTDLLGKTIEETGLVEQWLEVEAQCYSPPITDLIYKIVLDPIRGLTPDPKLIKESEDKLCKVLDIYEERLSKSKYLAGDFFSLADLSHLSLTQYLMGKMGKEYLIRDRKHVSAWWDDISSRPSWKKVLDQYSL from the exons ATGGTGGTGAAGGTGTACGGGCCTGATTATGCGAATCCGAAGCGAGTGCTGGTGTGCCTGATCGAGAAGGGCGTCGAGTTCGAGACCGTTCCCATCGATATCTTCAAGGACGAGAACAGATCCCCTGAATTCCTCA GCCTGCAGCCCTTCGGATCGGTTCCTGTGATTCAAGATGGAGACTATACTTTGTTTG AATCGCGGGCCATCGCAAGGTATTATGCCCAGAAATACAAGCACCAAGGGACCGACCTGCTGGGAAAGACGATAGAGGAGACGGGGCTCGTCGAGCAGTGGCTCGAAGTCGAGGCCCAGTGCTACAGCCCGCCCATCACTGACCTCATCTACAAAATTGTTTTGGACCCGATTAGGGGACTTACCCCGGATCCGAAGCTGATCAAAGAGAGCGAGGACAAGCTCTGTAAGGTGCTGGACATCTACGAGGAGAGGCTGTCGAAGAGCAAGTACCTGGCCGGGGATTTTTTCAGCCTCGCCGACCTAAGCCACCTCTCGTTAACGCAATACCTGATGGGAAAAATGGGGAAGGAGTACCTGATAAGGGACCGGAAGCATGTGAGCGCGTGGTGGGATGACATCTCGAGCAGGCCTTCATGGAAGAAGGTC